From Bacillus basilensis, a single genomic window includes:
- the patB1 gene encoding secondary cell wall polysaccharide O-acetyltransferase PatB1, translating to MKKLGNLILFIGFLTIIFSFGILSLLKTDRDISPVENRPLAQKPALTKEALLTGSFFKDFETYTNDQLIGRDELIKNYTIAQINMGKSLINDIILTDDKWLLKNPAWTKKYNEIDQSMPAINDLSQFSKEQNVEFYFALPPSKTNALSFKLPSHIHTYAEENLNYFLKKLPADVKPIKLMEHFKQNYTYEEIQDMYFKTDHHWNMDGAFLGYQYIMNTIGQHSSIYKGKEIKKEDYTRTCAQNKHLVGSFNNQLYQLIDVNDEKLCYYTPKDGFNFTSINAKDVKGTVHQNLDDIYGVEKQKDTTSYAGYYTDDYPEIVIENNNAPNEVRALVLKDSFANAIVPHLAQSFKHTSILDLRHYHEKDVYQYIKDNNINMVLFVYSDSNLSGDMLKFKK from the coding sequence ATGAAAAAATTGGGGAACCTCATCCTGTTTATCGGTTTTCTCACCATTATCTTTTCATTTGGCATATTATCGTTACTCAAAACAGACCGAGACATTTCACCAGTTGAAAATCGGCCGCTCGCTCAAAAACCAGCACTTACGAAAGAAGCTCTCCTAACTGGTAGCTTCTTTAAAGATTTTGAAACATATACAAATGATCAACTAATCGGACGAGATGAGCTTATTAAAAACTATACGATTGCTCAAATTAATATGGGCAAATCTCTCATTAACGACATTATTTTAACTGATGATAAATGGCTCCTTAAAAACCCGGCGTGGACAAAAAAATATAATGAAATTGACCAATCCATGCCTGCTATAAACGACTTATCTCAGTTTTCAAAAGAACAAAACGTTGAGTTTTACTTTGCTTTACCACCGTCAAAAACGAATGCATTATCATTTAAATTACCTTCTCATATTCACACATATGCAGAGGAAAATTTAAATTACTTTCTAAAGAAACTTCCAGCAGACGTAAAGCCAATAAAACTTATGGAACACTTTAAACAGAACTATACATACGAAGAAATACAGGACATGTATTTCAAAACAGATCATCATTGGAATATGGACGGTGCCTTCTTAGGCTACCAATATATAATGAACACAATCGGGCAACACTCTTCTATATATAAAGGAAAAGAAATAAAAAAAGAAGACTACACTCGTACATGTGCGCAAAATAAACATTTAGTTGGAAGCTTCAACAACCAACTATACCAACTCATCGATGTCAATGATGAAAAATTGTGTTACTACACACCGAAAGACGGTTTCAACTTCACAAGCATAAACGCAAAAGATGTGAAAGGTACTGTTCATCAAAATTTAGATGACATATACGGCGTAGAAAAACAAAAAGATACAACATCATACGCAGGTTATTACACGGATGACTATCCAGAAATCGTCATCGAAAATAACAATGCACCAAATGAAGTACGCGCCTTAGTCCTAAAAGACTCATTCGCAAATGCAATCGTGCCACACTTAGCACAAAGCTTTAAACATACATCTATCCTCGACCTGCGTCACTATCACGAAAAAGATGTATATCAATACATTAAAGACAACAATATTAACATGGTATTGTTTGTGTATAGTGATTCGAATTTGAGTGGGGATATGTTGAAATTTAAGAAATAA
- a CDS encoding MBOAT family protein, with amino-acid sequence MVFSSSIFLFIFLPLVLFLYFIVRAELRNFVLLAFSLIFYAWGEPRFVLLMLFSIVLNYCFGLLVHHYDKRKNMKVTFLIMAVVGNILLLSYFKYISFFTDILNNVLHLSIHVEPIPLPIGISFYTFQAMSYVIDIYRKDGDVQKNPLNLALYISIFPQLIAGPIVRYNIVAEQIKTRIHSFERFTEGIQIFVLGLAKKILIANQVGFAADKIFALPPSEISVGTAWIGIIAYTLQIYFDFSGYSDMAIGLGKMFGFDFPKNFNYPYISKSISEFWRRWHITLGSWFRDYIYIPLGGNRVSKLANYRNLFIVWGLTGLWHGASWTFIAWGLYYGFIISIEKAGFEKILNKLWKPLQHAYVLVIVMIGWVFFRADNFAYSFQYLKAMFGIGGQSFIDDNTMLYVHEYIIVFIIAFIAATPILKRIKNILELAPKTYMFTIQFVRPILLLTLFMISVMYLINSTYNPFIYFRF; translated from the coding sequence TTGGTATTTAGTAGTTCGATTTTCTTATTTATCTTTTTACCTCTCGTATTATTTCTCTATTTTATAGTGCGTGCCGAGCTACGTAATTTCGTATTACTTGCATTTAGTTTAATTTTCTATGCATGGGGCGAACCCCGTTTCGTTCTCTTAATGCTCTTTTCTATCGTATTAAACTACTGCTTTGGCCTACTCGTGCATCATTATGATAAACGAAAAAATATGAAAGTCACATTTTTAATTATGGCTGTCGTTGGAAATATACTATTACTTTCTTATTTTAAGTATATTTCATTTTTCACAGACATTTTAAACAACGTATTGCACTTATCTATTCATGTGGAACCTATTCCACTACCAATTGGAATTTCATTTTATACATTCCAAGCGATGTCCTATGTCATCGATATATACCGTAAAGATGGGGATGTTCAAAAAAATCCACTTAACTTAGCGCTATATATATCGATTTTCCCTCAGCTTATTGCCGGACCAATTGTTCGTTACAATATTGTCGCTGAGCAAATTAAAACGCGCATCCATTCTTTTGAACGATTCACAGAAGGTATTCAAATTTTCGTTCTCGGACTAGCAAAAAAGATATTAATCGCCAACCAAGTTGGATTTGCCGCTGATAAAATCTTCGCCTTACCACCATCTGAAATAAGTGTTGGAACGGCATGGATTGGTATTATCGCCTATACCCTACAAATTTATTTCGATTTCTCAGGGTACTCTGATATGGCAATCGGACTTGGAAAAATGTTCGGATTTGATTTCCCGAAAAACTTCAACTATCCGTACATCTCTAAATCTATTTCAGAGTTTTGGAGAAGATGGCATATTACACTCGGCTCTTGGTTCCGCGATTACATATATATCCCGCTCGGCGGAAACCGCGTTTCAAAACTAGCGAATTATCGTAACCTCTTCATCGTATGGGGGTTAACTGGTTTATGGCACGGGGCGAGCTGGACATTTATCGCCTGGGGCTTATATTACGGCTTTATTATTTCAATTGAAAAAGCTGGATTCGAAAAAATATTAAACAAACTATGGAAGCCGCTGCAACATGCATACGTATTAGTAATCGTTATGATCGGTTGGGTCTTCTTCCGAGCTGACAACTTCGCTTACTCGTTCCAATATTTAAAAGCGATGTTCGGCATAGGTGGGCAATCTTTCATCGATGACAATACAATGTTATACGTACATGAATACATTATCGTATTTATCATCGCCTTTATCGCAGCGACACCAATTTTAAAACGAATTAAAAACATACTAGAACTTGCACCAAAAACGTATATGTTCACAATACAATTTGTACGTCCTATACTATTACTAACATTATTTATGATTTCGGTTATGTACTTGATTAACTCAACATATAATCCATTTATTTATTTCAGGTTTTAA
- a CDS encoding O-antigen ligase family protein has translation MVTKLKQTDNYFPHFLLLFIVFQPILDLLTSFSIYVLHMSATVGIVVRFAFMLLALGYLLLHHKQQGAKKYILYLCLFGIVLAIGLVNNLMVKSPVSFGEEVKFILKSVYPIVLLFGYIIALKELKNNEFAFHKIITYFLYATLILSISIIAAMATGTDFPSYPNSKIGSRGWFFAGNDLSSIFAIMFPIVVLYSVHKTTSFSKVYYWIPTVLAMYASIMIGTKVGYGAIVITLGIALFFLFIEYMIHRKKEGKGFTYLVNTVVAAVVLGGLFVLTPQTPIAKNMSIHLQIYEYKKSVQDEKDRKEGKEVKEEEEHKQGELTDSEMKSLIYSDRDKFLKVYKQYYKEAPLSQKLFGMGYAGNYTTKMKLVEMDFHDLFFAFGIVGFLMYLLPLLYFGIKIFIRLITNFKKLFSVKHMLLASTLVLSLGIGFMSGHVLTAPAVSIFFVVILAYLIVDLEIE, from the coding sequence ATGGTTACTAAGTTAAAACAGACGGATAACTACTTCCCGCATTTCCTACTGCTATTCATCGTGTTTCAACCAATTTTAGATTTATTAACGTCTTTTTCAATCTATGTATTGCACATGAGCGCAACAGTCGGAATCGTAGTCCGTTTCGCCTTTATGCTTCTTGCATTAGGTTATCTACTTCTTCATCATAAACAACAAGGCGCGAAAAAATATATTCTTTATTTATGTCTCTTTGGCATCGTACTCGCAATCGGCCTTGTGAATAATTTAATGGTCAAATCTCCAGTTTCATTTGGAGAAGAAGTGAAATTTATTTTGAAAAGTGTATATCCAATTGTACTACTGTTTGGATATATTATCGCACTGAAAGAACTAAAGAATAACGAATTTGCGTTTCATAAAATCATTACGTATTTCTTATATGCAACGTTAATTTTAAGTATTTCAATCATCGCGGCAATGGCAACTGGTACAGATTTCCCAAGCTATCCGAACTCAAAGATCGGTTCAAGAGGATGGTTCTTTGCTGGTAATGATTTAAGTTCCATTTTCGCAATTATGTTCCCAATCGTTGTTTTATACTCGGTACATAAAACAACTTCTTTCTCAAAAGTGTATTACTGGATTCCAACTGTACTTGCGATGTATGCAAGCATTATGATCGGAACGAAAGTAGGATATGGTGCCATCGTTATTACACTTGGCATCGCTCTTTTCTTCTTATTCATTGAATATATGATACATCGTAAAAAAGAAGGAAAAGGATTCACATATCTTGTAAACACAGTTGTTGCTGCTGTCGTATTAGGTGGTTTATTCGTCCTTACACCGCAAACCCCTATCGCAAAAAACATGAGCATCCACTTACAAATATATGAATACAAAAAATCAGTACAAGACGAAAAGGATCGAAAAGAAGGAAAAGAAGTTAAAGAAGAAGAAGAACATAAGCAGGGTGAACTAACAGACTCTGAAATGAAAAGTTTAATTTACAGTGATCGTGACAAGTTTTTAAAAGTATACAAACAATACTATAAAGAAGCACCACTATCTCAAAAACTCTTTGGAATGGGCTACGCTGGTAACTATACAACGAAAATGAAGTTAGTCGAAATGGATTTCCACGACCTATTCTTCGCATTCGGAATTGTCGGCTTCCTTATGTATTTACTGCCGCTACTTTATTTCGGTATTAAAATATTCATTCGCTTGATCACAAACTTCAAGAAACTATTTAGCGTAAAACATATGCTACTAGCTAGCACACTCGTCTTATCGCTCGGTATTGGCTTTATGTCTGGACACGTATTAACAGCACCAGCCGTTAGTATTTTCTTTGTTGTGATTCTTGCTTACTTAATTGTTGATTTAGAAATAGAATAG